The genomic segment CCCTCGAAGTCGTCGAGTCACTGCTGCTGGCGCCGGGTATCAGCCTGCAGCTCAAGGCGCTGCGCGACCTCGGCGTGGAACTGTCACTCGACGACTTCGGCACCGGCTACTCATCGCTGCGCTATCTGCAGGACTTCAGCGTCGATGAAGTCAAGCTCGACAAGGTGTTCATCGACGTCCTGCAGCAGTGCGACGATGCCCCACTGGCGCGTTCGATCATTGCCCTGGCCAAGACGCTGCAGCTCAAGCTGGTCGCCGAAGGCGTGGAGACAGCGTTCCAGCTCGAATACCTGAGCCGCCACGGCGTCGACCTCATTCAGGGCTACCACCTGGCGCGTCCCGAACCGGTCGAGGACTTCGTGACGCGCCTGCAGGCCATCCCCTCACTGGCCGATCACGGCTGAGAGGAAAATAAAAAAAGCCGGCCCAGAAGGCCGGCTACAGGGGGCATGGCCCCCTACCCTGACGACGCGGTTAAGGACGCGTGCGCCGCGACGGCGCGGCTACTTCGCGTTGCCTTGATCCGATTTGCCGGACTTGCCGTGGCGCTTGTGATCGTGAATCACGAAGCCCACCCAGCCGGCCATGAAAGCGACCATCAAGCCAACGGTCACCAGTCCAAAGATTACGGCGTCATCCCAGTACATGGCGTATCTCCCGTGGCGTATGTGATGGTGTCACTCTAGCCATCGGGACAGGGGGCGGCCCTGACCTGGATCAAGTTTGCGCCGCGACCTGAGCCTAGCGAGCGAGGAATTTGATCCAGATCAGCTTCAGAGGCGGGTCAGGGCTGCTTGCGATCCTCGACCTGAGTGTGATCGACATCGTCGTCAAGCGGATGGCCCTTGGCCAGTTCGGCGCGACTCGCCTCGCGCACGCTGAGCACCTCGAGCCGGTAGCTGAGTCGCTCGCCGGCCAGCGGGTGGTTGGTATCGATGGTCACGCGTTCCGGCCCCACCTCGACCACGGTGACGATCTGCGGGCCGGCGTCACCCTGGGTCTGAAAGCGCATGCCCGGCGCCAGGTCGTCGACCGGAAAGGCGCCACGCGCGACCTCCTGAACCAGGTCGTCACGGCGCAGGCCGTACGCCTCGGCAGGCATCAGCGTAACGCTGAGTTCGGCGCCCACCGCCTGGCCGTCCAGGGCGCGCTCGAGGCCGGCGACGATATTGTCATGACCGTGCAGGTATTCCAGTGGCGTACCGCGGGCACGCGAGTCGTCGAGGACCTCGCCGCCGGCGTTGCTGAGTACGTAGTGCAGGCGTACCACGCGCTGGGGAGCGATGGTGCTCATGGCATCTCCTGTGAAACGAAACGGGGGAATGGATGATAGGCCTCAACCATCGCGGCGCAGCTGGGCCACCGGCATCTCCAGGCGCTGCTGCTTGTGCAGCATGGTCAACAGCACGATGGCGCGCTCCTCGCCCTTGTGCGACTCGAACACCGCCTTGAGATCGCGGAAGGGGCCGTCGGTGATCTCGACACTCTCACCGGCACGGAAGTAGACGTTGACCTGCGGTGCCGCATCGCCGCCCCGCTGCGCCTGATCGCGCAGCAGCTGCACCAGGGCATCATCCACCGCCAGCGGCTCGTGCCCGAAGCTGACCAGCTTTAGCACGCCGCGCGTGGAGCGAATTGGCCGCCAGTTGCTGGCCAGCCGGTCGAGGCGGATGAACAGATAGTAGGGAAACAGCGGCTCGGCGACCCACACCAGCTTGTCGCGACGTTTTTTCTGCACCTCGAGGACCGGATGGAAGACCTCGTAGCCCTGATTGTCGAGATGCTCGGCGGCGCGAAACGATTCACCGCCCTTGCACTGGATGATGTACCAGCGCGGGATGGCATCGGCGGATACGCCACTGGGGTCAGCGTTGAACTCGTGCATGGGGCTCCTGACGGTAACGAACCGAATGTGGCTGGCGTCTGCTCTGCGGCTCTGCAACAATCGCCGCAAGTGTTGCGGCTACCACAGCGATAGTTTATCACTCCTCACC from the Halomonas sp. 1513 genome contains:
- a CDS encoding transcriptional activator RfaH — its product is MHEFNADPSGVSADAIPRWYIIQCKGGESFRAAEHLDNQGYEVFHPVLEVQKKRRDKLVWVAEPLFPYYLFIRLDRLASNWRPIRSTRGVLKLVSFGHEPLAVDDALVQLLRDQAQRGGDAAPQVNVYFRAGESVEITDGPFRDLKAVFESHKGEERAIVLLTMLHKQQRLEMPVAQLRRDG
- a CDS encoding peptidylprolyl isomerase, whose amino-acid sequence is MSTIAPQRVVRLHYVLSNAGGEVLDDSRARGTPLEYLHGHDNIVAGLERALDGQAVGAELSVTLMPAEAYGLRRDDLVQEVARGAFPVDDLAPGMRFQTQGDAGPQIVTVVEVGPERVTIDTNHPLAGERLSYRLEVLSVREASRAELAKGHPLDDDVDHTQVEDRKQP